ATGCGTGATCGGCTTGCTCAGTTTTTTTAATTTTATTATCGGCGACGCTCACAGGCCGATAATCGGCGACCGCAGCAGCCATAATCAACATATCGCAGCCTTGGTTAATTTCATGATGTAAAGCATCGTGCATGGCGGCGGCGCTTTCGGCATAGATATGCTGCGTGCCAAGCGGCGGAGTGGCGCTGGCTGCGCCGATAATCAAGCGCACATCTGCGCCAGCATCACGGGCGGCGGCGGCCAGGGCAAAACCCATCGCGCCCGATGAGCGATTGCCAATAAAGCGTACTGGATCGATCGCCTCGTGAGTTCCGCCAGCAGTGATAATCAAACGCTTGCCAGCTAATGTCCCAAACCGCCGCCCCAAGGCCAAACGAATCTCAGCCTCGATCTGATCGATCTCCGCCAACCGACCAATCCCGACCATTGGCTCGGCCATACGCCCAGCAGTTGGGGCAATAATCTGCACGCCACGACTTTGCAAGGTTGCAACATTGGCTTGAGTAGCAGGATTAGCCCACATATTCACATTCATCGCCGGAGCTAGCAAAATTGGCGCACGTGAAGCGAGCACGGTTGTGGTCAGCATATCATCGCTCATGCCCATGGCCAGCCGGGCAATTGTGTTGGCAGTGGCAGGCGCGATGATGATCAAATCAGCCCGATCGCCAATTGTGACATGGCCAATATCGGTTTGCTCGGAGAGTTGCCACATATCGGTATAAACAGGGCGATGGGTTAATGCCCCAAAGGTCAAGGGCGTGACGAATTTGGTGGCCTCTTCAGTCATTACTACATCGACCAACGCCCCAGCCAAGCTCAGATTTCGTGCTAGCTGCACAACCTTGTAGGCGGCAATTCCACCCGTCACGCCTAGCACAATCCGCCGATCTACCAATGTCATGGCAATTTCCTCAATTAACCAAAAGTAGGCCATTACACTACGTTGAATGTAGTTGCAATGGCCCGTGGCTTTTATTTAAACAATGGCGTACCGAGCCATGCAGCGGCCTGTTGGCGTTGGCTAGCACTTGGTTGGCTAACCAACGTTAGGCTCAAGAAATCAGGGTTAGGTTGGCTGAACGTAACGGGCAAGTGCAATAATTCATCACGCCGGAAGAAACTTAATTGCACCGTTGCGCCGATTGGATAATCGGCTAGTCGTTTGTTCAAGCCATCTTCATCGATGCGCCAACCATCGAGGGCAATTAATTCATCGCCAGCGGCTAGGCCAGCGCGATCAGCATCGCCGCCATCGAGCACATGGGTAATTTGTACCCGACCTTCGACGGCTTTGGTGCGAGCGCCAAGTTGAGGCCGTGGATTGCCTTGCGAATCACGATCTTTATAGGTCCATTGCAATTGCAAGCCAACAGTGGCAAAGGCTTCGGCATAGGGCAATTCGCTTAATCCATCGATATAATTGGCGAAATACTCGCTCCAATCGCTGCCTGTGAGTGTTTGCAGCGCTTGCTGCATCCCATCGGCTTCGGGAATCCCCGGGCCAGTAATTGGATACGTCCGATAGAGATAGCGAATCAAATCATCAAGCGATTGCTGACCATTGCTCCGTTCGCGCAATTGCATATCGAGCACCAATGCTGCCAGCCCACCCTTGAGATAATACGAAACGGTGGTGTTTGGGGTTGATTCATCAGGCCGATAGAACTTGATCCATGCATCGAATGAGGAACTGCTCAGGCTATGTACCAAGCGACCAGGCGTATTTTGCAGGGTTGTAATATCATCGGCCAAGCGCTCAAGGTAGCGCTGAGGAGTCATCAAGCCTGCTCGGACCAACATCAAATCGGTGTAGTATTCGGTGAAACCTTCCATCACCCACAACAAACGCGTGTAATTTTCGCGGGTGTAATCGAAAGGGCCGAGCGGTGCAGCCCGTAACCGTTTGACATTCCAGGTATGGAAAAATTCGTGGGCAATCAGGCCTTGAGCGCGTTCATAGGTTTTGCTGGGCTTGAATACATGGCGTGGTAGCAAGAGCGAGGTTGAATTGCGATGCTCTAAACCGCCGTAGGTATTAGCTCCGGCCAGCAGCACAATAAACAAATAATAATCATACGGCAAATCACCCCAGAAGGCATGCTCAGTTTCAACAATTTGCTTGGTGTCGGCCAGCACTTGCTCGATATCTTCGTTGCCATGGCCCCAAACTACCACCTCATGAGCTTTTTCGACGACTTCAAAGCGATAGCGGCGCAATTCGCCGACCTCAAATGGGCAATCCATCAATTCATCTAAATCGCTGGTTCCATAACGACCATCGGCCAATTGCGGCAAGCCTGTGGCAATTTCCCAACTATTTGGCAGTTCAAGCCGCAGATTGTATGTGCAATCGTGATATTCGGGCAAATAAAGTAACGTTGCAGCCGGCACGATATGCGCATGGGTTGCATCAATGTGATTGGTGCGCACGGTCAATTCATAGCCATAGACTTGATAGGTTACGGTTATTGTGCTAGCACCATTAGTTTGCACCTGCCATGTCAGGCGATCAGTTTTATGGATGACCAGTGCTTGACCATTGGCACGAGCCTCGACAAAACGCAAATGGCGGGCGTATTCACGGAGCAGATACGAGCCTGGTGTCCATGCTGGCAATTGCAACGACGTTTCAGAACCCGTTAAACCCTCAATCCGCAGTGTGACGTTGATGATATGGCGTTGAGGTTGAGGAATCGCGAGGGTGTAATCAAGGACAACAGACACAGGCATACTCCTTTAATCGTTATCGGCAGCAACCGCATAGCCAATTGTGCTACCGGCAATCAAGAGACCAGCAGTGGTAAGTAACGGATCGTGTTTGGTGATAATTGCAATCACCAAGCCTAAAACCCCCGCAAACCACGTGATCCGTGCAAGTAATAAAGCCTCACGGCGCATGAGCAGAACTCCTATAAAAGTGAGTTGCTATCAGTGTAGCTTAAAATAACCCATCCAACAAAGGGGAGCAGGGGTTAGGTTTCAGGGACTAGGGTTCAGATTTTTAACCACGAAGGGCACGAAATAAGGCTCTAGGCTGAAGGCTATCGGAACAATTGTTGACATTTGCAATCAATCACCGATAGCCAAAAGCCCATAGCCCACACCATTCGTGCCCTTCGTGGATCAATCGCCATATGAATAACTGCCCCTTGACACCTAGCAACTGACAGCTATTTGCATATTTTGAGCATCTGGTCTACGCTTGCAGCCTTGAAATGCATTTTAGTTATCAACGATCAGTGATGATCTTGTAAAGATGATGAAACGATACACACTGCATACCTGCATCATTTTGGCGGTTGCGTTGGGCCTGCGCCTTGCTACGTGGTGGCTCTTGCCCTATAACGATTGGATTAGCGACGAAGGCGAATATTGGGGCGCGGCAATTTGGCTAGCGCAAGGCCGTGAATTTCAGTTTTTCGATGGCTGGATCTGGACGCGTCCGCCACTATATATTAGTTTTTTGGCGGCGCATATCAAGCTGTTTGGTAATAGCGCGTTGTGGGCTCCCCGCCTCAGCCAAGCCTTGATTAGCGTTTTAAGCGTTTGGCTAACCATGCGGATCGCTAAGCGGCTTGCTCCAACTGAATACCAAGCACGGGTTAGCTTAATCGCTGGTTGGTTGATGGCGCTGGGCTATTCATTTGCCGCATTTAGCTATTTTATGCTTTCAGAAACTGTGTTTTTGAGCATCTTCTTGGCGGCGAATTTGTTGTTGTTGCGTTGGGCTAGTACCCGTCATTGGCACGATTTGCTCTTGGCGGGGGTGGGCTTTGGCCTGGCTGCCTTGACGCGGGCAATCATTTTAACTTGGCTGCCCTTGCCCGCCTTGTGGATTGCTTGGCAAATTTGGCATACTCAGCGCCCACGCTGGCAAGCTATGATTAAACCAGTGCTTGGCTTTACGCTCAGCGTGTGTGTGATTGTCTTGCCATGGACGGCCTTTGCAACCAATCGTTGGAGCAACGGCGATGGCTTGATTTTGGTCGATACGACTGGTGGTTATAATTTTGCCCTCGGTGCACAAATTGCCACACCCGATGGCCGTAATGGCACCCGCCTAGCCGAAATTTTGTGTGGTGGCAATGGCTTGGTCTGTCAAGGCTCGCAGGCAGCGCGTCAAAATCAAGCGTATGCCCAAGGGTTTACTTGGCTAGGCGAAAATCCACAGCGCTTTATTAGCAAAACGGCACTCGAATTGTTGGATATTTTACAAGTGCGGTTTGATAGTGCTGAACATTTGACCGATGGCTATGTTGATGGCCGCGTGCCAGTGCCGCATCTTTTGGGCCTGCTGCTCGACGACACGTTGTATGTGGTAATTGTCGGCTTGGCGGTGCTTGGGTTTTG
The Herpetosiphon gulosus genome window above contains:
- the coaBC gene encoding bifunctional phosphopantothenoylcysteine decarboxylase/phosphopantothenate--cysteine ligase CoaBC; the protein is MTLVDRRIVLGVTGGIAAYKVVQLARNLSLAGALVDVVMTEEATKFVTPLTFGALTHRPVYTDMWQLSEQTDIGHVTIGDRADLIIIAPATANTIARLAMGMSDDMLTTTVLASRAPILLAPAMNVNMWANPATQANVATLQSRGVQIIAPTAGRMAEPMVGIGRLAEIDQIEAEIRLALGRRFGTLAGKRLIITAGGTHEAIDPVRFIGNRSSGAMGFALAAAARDAGADVRLIIGAASATPPLGTQHIYAESAAAMHDALHHEINQGCDMLIMAAAVADYRPVSVADNKIKKTEQADHALSLQLTQTTDILASLKDHTGLIKIGFAAETHDLEQYAQAKLTRKGLDAIVANDARTALGASDNAVTVFSRHGQRWDFGRQAKTELAQQLIELFSGFLRT
- a CDS encoding PDZ domain-containing protein — encoded protein: MSVVLDYTLAIPQPQRHIINVTLRIEGLTGSETSLQLPAWTPGSYLLREYARHLRFVEARANGQALVIHKTDRLTWQVQTNGASTITVTYQVYGYELTVRTNHIDATHAHIVPAATLLYLPEYHDCTYNLRLELPNSWEIATGLPQLADGRYGTSDLDELMDCPFEVGELRRYRFEVVEKAHEVVVWGHGNEDIEQVLADTKQIVETEHAFWGDLPYDYYLFIVLLAGANTYGGLEHRNSTSLLLPRHVFKPSKTYERAQGLIAHEFFHTWNVKRLRAAPLGPFDYTRENYTRLLWVMEGFTEYYTDLMLVRAGLMTPQRYLERLADDITTLQNTPGRLVHSLSSSSFDAWIKFYRPDESTPNTTVSYYLKGGLAALVLDMQLRERSNGQQSLDDLIRYLYRTYPITGPGIPEADGMQQALQTLTGSDWSEYFANYIDGLSELPYAEAFATVGLQLQWTYKDRDSQGNPRPQLGARTKAVEGRVQITHVLDGGDADRAGLAAGDELIALDGWRIDEDGLNKRLADYPIGATVQLSFFRRDELLHLPVTFSQPNPDFLSLTLVSQPSASQRQQAAAWLGTPLFK